The following coding sequences are from one Streptomyces dengpaensis window:
- a CDS encoding MFS transporter, with the protein MTHTTTDQPTRRPSGTTVPVLAFAGIVVAVMQTLLVPIIKDLPTLLSTSPSNATWVLTSTLLSGAVATPIMGRLGDLFGKRRMLLTSLSVMVVGALISASTSALLTMIAGRTLQGFAMGAIPLGIGLMRDMLPREKLGSAMAMMSSSIGVGGGLALPAAALVAQNTNWHALFYGAAGLGALAIVLILLVVPESPMRAEGTFDILGAIGLSAGLVLFLLPITKGSDWGWTSATTLGLFGAAALVFVLWGVMELRLKAPLVDLRTTARPAVLFTNLASIMVGVAFFVVSLVLPQLLQLPTSTGYGLGQSMVVAGLCVAPLGLTMMFTAPVYARLSTRYGPKFTLITGLLIIGIGYGAGLGMMNAAWQTIVLSVVLGAGIGLAYSSLPALIIGAVPASETGAANGLNTLMRSIGTSVSSAVIGMVLANTANNVGGAQIPTMHGFRVSFLIATGAVAIGLLMAVFLPRQRQATKPQLRASTEEEAGLERAQEALGGFRGRVLDADGGPVARAKVTLIDRRGRQTGATLSAEDGSYALAVPSEGAYVLAAKATGHGPLASSATHAGDDRPVELDLSLPGRTVSA; encoded by the coding sequence ATGACGCACACGACGACCGACCAGCCCACGCGGAGGCCGAGCGGCACGACCGTGCCGGTGCTCGCCTTCGCGGGCATCGTTGTCGCGGTGATGCAGACCCTGCTCGTCCCGATCATCAAGGACCTGCCGACGCTGCTGAGCACGTCGCCCAGCAACGCCACCTGGGTCCTGACCTCGACCCTGCTCTCGGGCGCCGTGGCCACGCCGATCATGGGCCGTCTCGGCGATCTCTTCGGCAAGCGGCGCATGCTGCTCACCAGCCTGTCCGTGATGGTGGTCGGCGCGCTGATCAGCGCGTCGACCAGCGCCCTGCTGACGATGATCGCCGGCCGTACCCTCCAGGGCTTCGCCATGGGCGCGATCCCGCTGGGCATCGGCCTGATGCGCGACATGCTGCCGCGCGAGAAGCTCGGCTCGGCCATGGCCATGATGAGCTCCTCGATCGGCGTCGGCGGCGGACTCGCGCTGCCCGCCGCGGCCCTGGTCGCGCAGAACACGAACTGGCACGCCCTCTTCTACGGCGCCGCGGGCCTCGGCGCCCTCGCGATCGTCCTCATCCTCCTCGTCGTGCCGGAGTCCCCGATGCGCGCCGAGGGCACCTTCGACATCCTGGGCGCGATCGGCCTCTCCGCCGGACTCGTCCTCTTCCTGCTGCCGATCACCAAGGGCAGCGACTGGGGCTGGACCTCGGCCACCACGCTCGGACTGTTCGGCGCCGCGGCCCTCGTGTTCGTCCTGTGGGGCGTGATGGAACTGCGCCTGAAGGCTCCGCTGGTGGACCTGCGCACCACGGCCCGCCCGGCGGTGCTGTTCACCAACCTCGCCTCGATCATGGTCGGTGTCGCCTTCTTCGTCGTCTCGCTGGTGCTCCCCCAGCTGCTCCAGCTGCCCACCTCCACCGGCTACGGCCTCGGCCAGTCGATGGTCGTCGCGGGTCTGTGCGTGGCGCCGCTCGGCCTGACGATGATGTTCACCGCTCCGGTCTACGCGCGCCTTTCCACCCGGTACGGCCCGAAGTTCACGCTGATCACCGGCCTGCTGATCATCGGGATCGGCTACGGCGCCGGCCTCGGCATGATGAACGCGGCCTGGCAGACCATCGTCCTGTCGGTGGTCCTGGGCGCGGGCATCGGCCTCGCGTACTCCTCGCTCCCCGCGCTGATCATCGGCGCGGTCCCGGCCTCCGAGACGGGCGCGGCGAACGGCCTCAACACCCTGATGCGCTCCATCGGTACGTCGGTGTCCAGCGCCGTGATCGGCATGGTCCTCGCCAACACGGCGAACAACGTCGGCGGCGCGCAGATCCCGACCATGCACGGCTTCCGCGTCTCCTTCCTCATCGCCACGGGCGCGGTGGCGATCGGCCTGCTCATGGCCGTCTTCCTGCCCCGGCAGCGCCAGGCGACCAAGCCGCAGCTGCGCGCGAGCACCGAGGAGGAGGCCGGCCTGGAGCGGGCGCAGGAGGCGCTCGGCGGGTTCCGCGGCCGGGTCCTCGACGCCGACGGCGGCCCGGTCGCCCGCGCCAAGGTCACCCTGATCGACCGGCGCGGCCGCCAGACGGGCGCCACGCTCTCCGCCGAGGACGGCAGCTACGCGCTCGCCGTGCCGTCCGAGGGCGCGTACGTCCTGGCCGCCAAGGCCACGGGCCACGGCCCGCTCGCCTCGTCCGCGACCCACGCGGGCGACGACCGCCCGGTGGAGCTGGACCTCTCCCTGCCGGGCAGAACGGTCTCGGCCTGA
- a CDS encoding MFS transporter, protein MTPMLRAAEDTRISGRTVSPLWVVIALACAGQFLVVLDVSVVNVALPSMRTDLGLSATGLQWVVNAYSIAFAGFMLLGGRAGDLYGRKRMFLVGLALFTLASLGGGLAQEGWELLVARAVQGLGAAVLAPSTLTILTSAVPEGAARARAIATWTAVGAGGGAAGGLVGGLLVDGLSWRWVLLINVPVGAVVLAGAAGWLVESRAGDRRRLDLPGAVLVTAGLATLAYGIVQTEAQGWTAAVTLVPLLVGLGLVGLFLVVEARTKAPLMPLKLLRLRAVSSANAAMFICGSAMFCMWFFMTLYAQNVLGYSPLGAGLALVPSSLAVVLGSKLAPRFMPVVGTRNVAALGTLVAAAGFGWQSTMTADGPYLTAIMFPGILMMAGAGLAATPLAALATSGAAPGDAGLVSGLVNTSRVMGGSLGLAIMSTIAATRTGDSTSAEAMTAGYALAFRTSGVLLLAGAVLMLAWLPRGTSPRER, encoded by the coding sequence ATGACGCCCATGCTCCGAGCCGCTGAAGACACCCGCATATCCGGACGTACCGTGTCGCCCCTGTGGGTGGTGATCGCGCTAGCGTGCGCCGGACAGTTCCTCGTCGTGCTGGACGTGTCGGTCGTCAACGTGGCGCTGCCGTCCATGCGGACCGACCTGGGGCTGAGTGCGACGGGGCTGCAGTGGGTGGTGAACGCGTACTCGATCGCCTTCGCCGGCTTCATGCTGCTGGGCGGGCGGGCCGGTGACCTGTACGGGCGCAAGCGGATGTTCCTGGTCGGGCTCGCGCTGTTCACGCTGGCCTCGCTGGGCGGCGGGCTCGCCCAGGAGGGCTGGGAACTGCTGGTCGCACGGGCCGTGCAGGGGCTGGGAGCCGCCGTCCTCGCGCCCTCGACGCTGACGATCCTCACCTCGGCCGTCCCGGAGGGCGCCGCACGCGCGCGGGCCATCGCGACGTGGACGGCGGTGGGCGCCGGAGGCGGGGCGGCGGGCGGACTCGTGGGCGGGCTGCTGGTTGACGGCCTGTCATGGCGGTGGGTGCTGCTCATCAACGTGCCGGTCGGCGCGGTGGTACTGGCCGGCGCCGCAGGCTGGCTGGTGGAGAGCCGGGCCGGGGACCGGCGGCGCCTCGACCTGCCGGGCGCGGTGCTGGTGACGGCGGGGCTCGCGACACTGGCGTACGGGATCGTGCAGACGGAGGCGCAGGGGTGGACGGCGGCGGTGACCTTGGTGCCGCTGCTCGTGGGTCTCGGCCTCGTCGGACTCTTCCTGGTCGTCGAGGCGCGGACGAAGGCGCCCTTGATGCCGCTGAAACTGCTGCGGCTGCGGGCGGTGTCGTCGGCGAACGCGGCCATGTTCATCTGCGGGTCCGCGATGTTCTGCATGTGGTTCTTCATGACGCTGTATGCGCAGAACGTGCTGGGCTACTCCCCGCTGGGCGCCGGGCTCGCCCTGGTGCCGAGTTCGCTCGCGGTGGTCCTCGGCTCGAAACTGGCGCCGCGCTTCATGCCCGTGGTCGGGACGCGCAATGTGGCCGCCCTCGGCACGCTGGTCGCGGCGGCGGGCTTCGGCTGGCAGTCGACGATGACGGCGGACGGCCCGTACCTGACGGCGATCATGTTCCCGGGGATCCTGATGATGGCCGGCGCGGGCCTGGCCGCGACACCGCTCGCCGCGCTCGCCACCTCGGGCGCGGCGCCGGGAGACGCCGGACTGGTGTCGGGTCTGGTCAACACCTCGCGGGTGATGGGCGGTTCGCTCGGACTCGCGATCATGTCGACGATCGCGGCGACCCGGACGGGAGACAGTACGTCGGCAGAGGCCATGACCGCGGGATACGCGCTGGCGTTCCGTACCAGCGGGGTGCTGCTGTTGGCCGGGGCGGTGCTGATGCTGGCGTGGCTGCCGCGCGGGACGTCTCCGCGGGAGCGTTGA
- a CDS encoding response regulator transcription factor, which yields MPRDHRPTKSIRVLLAEDQGMLRGALALLLGMEPDIEVVAQVSAGDAIVDAVLTRRPDVALLDIELPGMSGLDAAAELRDQAPDCRVLIVTTFGRPGYLRRAMEAGAAGFLVKDGPVEELAEAIRRVLTGESVIDPALAAAALSAGPNPLTTRECDVLKASADGATVADIAARLHLSESTVRNYLSSAIGKTGTRNRMEAMREARHQGWL from the coding sequence ATGCCCCGGGACCACCGTCCCACCAAGTCCATTCGCGTCCTGCTCGCCGAGGATCAGGGCATGCTGCGGGGCGCGCTCGCTCTGCTCCTCGGGATGGAGCCGGACATCGAGGTGGTCGCGCAGGTGTCCGCGGGGGACGCGATCGTGGACGCGGTGCTGACGCGCCGGCCCGATGTGGCGCTGCTGGACATCGAGTTGCCGGGCATGAGCGGGCTGGACGCGGCGGCCGAACTGCGCGACCAGGCGCCCGACTGCCGGGTGCTGATTGTCACCACCTTCGGGCGGCCCGGGTATCTGCGCCGGGCCATGGAGGCGGGGGCCGCCGGGTTCCTGGTCAAGGACGGGCCCGTGGAAGAGCTGGCCGAGGCGATCCGCCGGGTGCTGACCGGGGAGAGCGTCATCGACCCCGCGCTCGCCGCGGCCGCGCTGAGCGCCGGGCCCAATCCGCTCACCACCCGCGAGTGCGACGTCCTCAAGGCCTCGGCGGACGGCGCCACCGTCGCCGACATCGCCGCCAGGCTCCACCTCTCCGAGTCCACCGTCCGCAACTACCTCTCCTCCGCCATCGGCAAGACGGGCACCCGCAACCGCATGGAGGCCATGCGAGAGGCCCGCCACCAGGGGTGGCTGTAG